In the genome of Flaviflexus ciconiae, one region contains:
- a CDS encoding BCCT family transporter: protein MTSGTGKRGEPPDPASHLDARLEAKARARNRDNSIIRIVSLILIGAVVALALLNATGAANLIHSFRTTVTGSLTWYLVLLATVALIFCLYMALGSRGNIRLGGRGAKREYGNFAWYSMLFGCGQGIGLIFWSVAEPILVKNDNPLAGSVGVTANDGALMWTYFHWSLHAWAIYCLVAICLAISFHNMKRELTFRDAVINAFPERIRPGMGIVIEVIVILATVFGLSTSFAFAAMQLSSGISQTFDVQNSTAIRTVVIIVIGIIAAISVYVGIEKGMKIISETNSILSIALVVGVVIFGPTLYILSVVPQSVGQFLFNAPWMGMWTDAELNHEPLLNWTESWNGNWTVFIWCWSWAFSPFVGSFIARISKGRTLREFVTGVLGIPTLICVIWIGVLGGSALHYDEQSGGSVTSATLEDTSLGLFAMLHEIPLGPISFILLLIATILVGTYYITSLDSGVHALSSFASSDGKSSKAYRTALVLGIAGIALLLLSIGGEDVVGTVQTGTIIGAVPYTLVIILMIGMTVKRANRLKRDPEQLAAPNIHPSIDPVDLGLDPSVRDEPGEAEQK, encoded by the coding sequence ATGACTAGTGGTACTGGAAAACGGGGTGAGCCGCCAGACCCGGCCAGCCACCTTGATGCGAGACTTGAGGCAAAGGCGAGAGCGCGTAACCGCGACAACTCGATCATCCGCATTGTCAGCCTTATCCTGATCGGTGCAGTCGTCGCGCTTGCGCTTCTCAATGCAACCGGTGCAGCGAATCTCATCCATTCGTTTAGAACTACCGTCACGGGCAGCTTGACCTGGTATCTGGTCCTTCTTGCCACCGTGGCCCTCATATTCTGCCTCTATATGGCATTAGGGAGTCGCGGAAACATCCGGCTCGGCGGCAGGGGCGCCAAACGAGAATATGGAAACTTTGCGTGGTACTCCATGCTGTTTGGATGCGGGCAGGGAATCGGACTAATTTTCTGGTCCGTTGCCGAACCAATCCTCGTAAAGAATGACAACCCGCTAGCCGGCTCGGTCGGTGTGACAGCAAATGATGGTGCTCTCATGTGGACCTATTTCCACTGGTCCCTTCATGCCTGGGCAATTTACTGTCTCGTTGCCATCTGCCTCGCAATCTCATTCCACAATATGAAGCGGGAACTGACGTTCCGCGATGCGGTTATCAATGCCTTCCCGGAGAGAATCCGCCCCGGTATGGGGATTGTGATCGAAGTTATCGTCATCCTGGCAACCGTTTTCGGCCTGTCAACCTCGTTTGCGTTTGCTGCCATGCAACTCTCATCGGGAATCTCCCAGACTTTTGATGTCCAAAATTCGACCGCGATTCGCACGGTTGTCATTATTGTCATTGGCATTATCGCGGCGATCAGTGTTTATGTCGGCATCGAAAAGGGCATGAAGATCATCAGCGAGACCAACTCGATCCTGTCAATTGCGCTCGTTGTTGGCGTGGTAATCTTCGGGCCCACCCTGTATATCCTGTCGGTTGTCCCGCAATCAGTCGGCCAGTTCCTCTTCAATGCGCCGTGGATGGGCATGTGGACGGATGCCGAGCTCAACCACGAACCGTTGCTCAACTGGACTGAAAGCTGGAACGGAAACTGGACTGTCTTTATCTGGTGCTGGTCGTGGGCGTTCTCGCCGTTTGTCGGGTCGTTTATCGCCCGCATCTCGAAAGGTCGAACTCTGCGGGAATTCGTTACCGGCGTGCTTGGCATTCCCACCCTGATCTGCGTGATATGGATCGGTGTGCTCGGTGGATCTGCACTTCACTATGACGAACAGTCAGGTGGCTCCGTTACCAGTGCAACACTGGAGGATACCTCGCTCGGGCTATTTGCGATGCTGCACGAGATCCCACTCGGGCCAATCTCGTTCATACTCCTTCTCATAGCAACGATTCTTGTTGGTACCTACTACATCACGTCGCTAGATTCTGGTGTTCATGCCCTCTCGAGCTTCGCATCATCAGACGGTAAATCGTCGAAGGCGTACCGCACGGCACTCGTTCTTGGCATTGCTGGTATCGCGCTCCTGCTACTCAGCATTGGTGGCGAAGATGTTGTGGGCACCGTGCAAACGGGAACAATCATCGGGGCCGTGCCGTACACGCTTGTCATCATTCTCATGATTGGGATGACTGTAAAGCGCGCGAACCGTCTCAAGCGTGACCCGGAGCAACTTGCGGCACCGAACATCCATCCCTCCATCGACCCCGTCGATCTTGGGCTCGACCCGTCCGTACGGGACGAGCCTGGGGAAGCGGAGCAGAAGTAG
- a CDS encoding arginine deiminase produces MTFRVASEVGKLRQVIVHRPGREMDRLTPTNKDELLFDDVLWTQKAQEEHDDFVASMRKEDVEVLYVEELLAETLENPQARHYVSDETFEERWYGINGTQIMREYADSLSPKDLAELVIAGITKTELVAIMGRSDSAYLARAENDFMVLRCLPNHLFTRDTSCWVFDGVSINSMQKVARQRETINFEAIYRWHPRFRDEDFKKWSGGMADRAATIEGGDVEVIGNGAVLVGISERTTAAGFERLARSLLWNGEAQRVIGVLMKSERAQMHLDTVMTMVNETTFLKYAHLGMLPTVTITKGGRPGEINVETAPGEDMHKVLAKALDVPEVRILTTPEDDFAAERGQWNDSCNVLALEPNVVVAYDRNVTANEYLESEGVRVVTMPGGELGRGRGGPRCMSCPTIRDEI; encoded by the coding sequence ATGACATTCCGCGTTGCATCTGAAGTAGGAAAGCTTCGCCAGGTAATTGTCCACCGCCCTGGGCGCGAGATGGACCGCCTTACCCCTACTAATAAAGACGAACTGCTTTTCGATGATGTTCTGTGGACTCAGAAGGCCCAGGAAGAACACGATGATTTTGTTGCCTCGATGCGTAAAGAGGACGTCGAGGTTCTCTACGTCGAAGAGCTGCTAGCCGAAACGCTCGAAAACCCACAGGCCCGCCACTACGTGAGCGATGAGACGTTTGAAGAGCGGTGGTACGGCATCAACGGCACGCAGATCATGCGGGAGTACGCGGATAGCCTGTCGCCCAAGGATCTGGCCGAGCTGGTCATTGCCGGCATCACCAAGACTGAGCTTGTTGCTATTATGGGTCGGTCGGACTCGGCGTATCTTGCTCGGGCAGAGAACGACTTCATGGTTCTCCGTTGCCTCCCCAACCACCTCTTCACCCGCGACACCTCTTGCTGGGTTTTCGATGGTGTCTCCATTAACTCCATGCAGAAGGTTGCTCGCCAGCGCGAAACCATCAACTTCGAAGCGATCTACCGGTGGCACCCCAGGTTCAGGGACGAGGACTTTAAGAAGTGGTCCGGCGGCATGGCAGACAGGGCTGCGACGATCGAAGGTGGCGATGTTGAGGTCATCGGCAACGGTGCCGTTCTCGTGGGGATTTCTGAACGCACCACGGCAGCCGGATTTGAACGCCTTGCTCGTAGCCTCCTCTGGAACGGTGAAGCACAGCGCGTCATCGGTGTCCTCATGAAGAGTGAGCGTGCGCAGATGCACCTCGACACCGTTATGACAATGGTCAACGAGACGACGTTCCTCAAATACGCCCACCTTGGAATGCTTCCTACCGTGACGATCACCAAGGGTGGTCGTCCGGGAGAGATCAACGTCGAGACCGCCCCCGGCGAAGATATGCACAAGGTTCTCGCAAAGGCCCTCGATGTTCCCGAGGTTCGTATCCTCACCACCCCGGAAGACGACTTCGCAGCCGAACGTGGCCAGTGGAACGACTCCTGCAACGTGCTCGCCCTCGAACCGAACGTCGTTGTTGCCTACGACCGCAACGTAACAGCCAACGAGTACCTGGAATCCGAGGGAGTGCGAGTCGTCACCATGCCAGGTGGAGAACTCGGCCGTGGCCGCGGTGGCCCCAGGTGCATGAGTTGCCCAACTATTCGAGACGAAATCTAA
- a CDS encoding creatininase: MVNKEVNITRLDAFSYREAIKDGEAIVLIPVGALEQHGPHMPLYTDAMLSTKMAELTAENIDALVGPTIWTGYKSQQRSGGGNHIIGSFGFDASHVIETCRTLVREFHRHGVKKIGFINGHYENYQFLYEGVDLAMRDIAHSGETTPTILLLSYWDFVTDETIAELYPDGFPGWDVEHGGVMETSIMLEYYPDLVHMDKVMDLPAAELPPFDAFPVDPSRTPESGCLSSAAGSTAEKGRLLTKSVVDGMSQALREQLSVQ, encoded by the coding sequence ATGGTTAATAAAGAAGTTAACATTACCCGCCTCGATGCCTTTTCCTACCGGGAAGCCATCAAGGACGGAGAGGCCATTGTCCTCATTCCCGTTGGCGCTCTCGAACAGCACGGGCCGCATATGCCGCTCTACACGGATGCCATGCTGTCCACAAAGATGGCAGAGCTAACCGCGGAAAATATTGATGCATTGGTTGGCCCAACAATCTGGACGGGATACAAGTCGCAGCAGCGTTCCGGCGGCGGCAACCACATCATCGGTTCGTTCGGGTTCGATGCTTCTCACGTCATTGAAACCTGCCGCACCCTCGTGCGAGAGTTCCACCGACACGGCGTCAAGAAGATCGGTTTCATCAACGGGCATTACGAGAACTACCAGTTCCTCTACGAGGGTGTTGATCTGGCGATGAGGGACATTGCGCACTCTGGTGAAACGACTCCCACCATTTTGTTGCTGTCCTACTGGGATTTCGTCACTGACGAAACCATTGCAGAACTCTATCCGGATGGATTCCCCGGATGGGACGTGGAGCACGGCGGCGTCATGGAGACGTCCATCATGCTCGAGTACTACCCGGATCTTGTGCACATGGACAAGGTGATGGACCTGCCTGCTGCAGAACTCCCGCCTTTTGATGCTTTCCCGGTCGATCCATCCCGGACACCTGAGTCGGGTTGTCTCTCCTCCGCCGCAGGTTCGACCGCAGAGAAGGGTCGGCTACTGACAAAATCGGTTGTCGATGGGATGTCCCAAGCCCTGCGTGAGCAACTGTCCGTGCAGTGA
- a CDS encoding serine/threonine protein kinase, with product MTKIVNSWNDFDPLKHVIVGKADFTVIPDEEPATSEKVPVDSEMRGMWGPRPTETVEKANEALDRLAKELENRGVKVDRPTPIQWNQAMMTPDFRVPSGQTQMPPRDILLTMGNEIMASANSFRCRYFEYLAYWPLMNQYFEEDPEFKWSQAPRPRLTDKSYKHNYYDEQITLEERLERTANLDFVTTEAEPMWDAADVLRLGKDLFIQHGLTTNRKAMEWFKRYYPEHRIHAVNFPGDPYPIHIDATFVPLRPGLIINNPERRLPEEQRKIFEANDWQIVDAAPPAHKEPPPLCYSSVWLSMNCLVLDHKNVIVEASEVHQLEQMEKLGMNPIPVDFRDAYAFGGGLHCATADVYREGDCEDYFSTQVEDPTLV from the coding sequence ATGACGAAAATCGTCAATTCATGGAACGACTTTGACCCGCTGAAGCATGTCATTGTCGGAAAGGCTGACTTCACGGTCATCCCCGATGAAGAGCCGGCAACCTCAGAGAAGGTCCCTGTCGACTCGGAGATGCGCGGTATGTGGGGCCCCCGTCCCACCGAAACCGTGGAGAAGGCAAACGAAGCACTCGACCGCCTCGCAAAGGAACTGGAGAACCGCGGAGTTAAGGTTGACCGCCCAACTCCAATCCAGTGGAACCAGGCCATGATGACCCCCGACTTCCGGGTGCCCTCAGGCCAGACCCAGATGCCGCCCCGCGACATCCTGCTCACCATGGGTAACGAGATCATGGCATCCGCCAACTCGTTCCGCTGCCGCTACTTCGAGTACCTCGCATACTGGCCTCTCATGAACCAGTACTTCGAGGAGGACCCGGAGTTCAAGTGGTCGCAGGCCCCGCGCCCCCGTCTGACCGACAAGTCGTACAAGCACAACTACTACGATGAGCAGATCACCCTGGAGGAGCGCCTCGAGCGCACCGCGAACCTCGACTTCGTTACCACCGAAGCAGAGCCGATGTGGGACGCTGCTGACGTACTGCGTCTCGGCAAGGACCTCTTCATCCAGCACGGCCTCACCACCAACCGTAAGGCCATGGAGTGGTTCAAGCGCTACTACCCGGAGCACCGCATTCACGCAGTGAACTTCCCGGGTGACCCCTACCCGATCCACATCGACGCGACCTTCGTGCCACTTCGCCCGGGCCTCATCATCAACAACCCCGAGCGTCGTCTGCCCGAAGAGCAGCGCAAGATCTTCGAAGCGAACGATTGGCAGATTGTGGATGCGGCACCGCCCGCCCACAAGGAGCCGCCGCCGCTGTGCTACTCCTCCGTGTGGCTCTCGATGAACTGCCTCGTACTCGACCACAAGAACGTGATCGTTGAGGCCTCCGAGGTCCACCAGCTGGAGCAGATGGAGAAGCTCGGAATGAACCCGATCCCGGTTGACTTCCGTGACGCCTACGCCTTCGGCGGTGGCCTCCACTGTGCCACGGCAGACGTCTACCGCGAAGGCGACTGCGAGGACTACTTCTCGACCCAGGTCGAGGATCCGACACTCGTCTAG
- a CDS encoding ubiquitin-like protein Pup, with protein MTENQSFKHRQDREPEGSEPPPVPSSAAAQDFSAVLNDIDDILEENAVTFVRGFIQEGGQ; from the coding sequence ATGACTGAGAACCAGAGTTTTAAACACCGTCAGGATCGGGAGCCGGAAGGTAGCGAGCCACCACCCGTACCATCATCGGCTGCCGCCCAGGATTTCAGTGCCGTCCTCAACGACATTGATGACATCCTCGAGGAGAATGCCGTGACATTCGTCCGAGGCTTCATTCAGGAGGGCGGTCAGTGA
- a CDS encoding proteasome accessory factor PafA2 family protein has protein sequence MTRSGHLPRILGLETEYAIVSHRIIPEQGKDTSPLSPAECIDELFRGTSTQNRARNRYLSNGGRLYVDLGSHPEYATAECSNARDVAVNDRAGEHLLLDLLNAANERLAIKNIRLHLLKTNTDSGDATFGCHENYQVLRETIESLDPGFISFLVTRIILTGAGGIDVKGNYVLSPRAFHIHQVTSADPTKQRPLIVTREEAHADAEKYARLQVTFGDSNMAETATEMKLRYTSTVLDYLEGGGTLADLALADPIAALRDTSRLGPDTALDLADGGTTTALKLQEHVLQRCEEQGSSELSDIRHMINCLKAGDSRSISDSVDWICKRGLLTQAAAKHQLDLASPLISRLNLAFHDIDEKHGLADRLRRAGNLKTLFDPEEIASAKTNPPGDTRARVRGYFISEADRLELQYSVSWTHVRLDSPPQPQIDLMDASSSQDKRVAALVEKMKTLPPQTLSALARLKAGLGPLH, from the coding sequence GTGACCCGTTCGGGCCACCTTCCCCGCATCCTGGGGCTCGAGACCGAGTATGCAATTGTCTCGCATCGGATCATCCCGGAGCAGGGAAAGGACACTTCCCCGCTGTCACCCGCGGAATGCATCGACGAGCTTTTCCGCGGCACAAGCACCCAGAATCGCGCACGCAACCGCTATTTGTCCAACGGGGGAAGGCTATACGTGGACCTCGGATCTCACCCGGAGTATGCGACGGCCGAATGCTCCAATGCTCGCGATGTAGCGGTTAATGATCGTGCAGGTGAGCACCTTCTACTCGACCTATTGAACGCCGCGAACGAACGGCTTGCAATAAAGAACATTCGACTTCATTTACTCAAGACCAACACCGATTCGGGTGATGCGACGTTCGGGTGTCACGAGAACTATCAGGTCTTGCGAGAAACCATTGAGTCTCTCGACCCGGGCTTCATTTCCTTTCTTGTCACCCGAATCATCTTGACGGGTGCGGGCGGCATTGACGTCAAGGGGAATTATGTCCTCTCCCCGCGCGCGTTTCACATTCACCAGGTGACCTCGGCAGATCCCACCAAGCAACGCCCCCTTATCGTCACCCGAGAGGAAGCACATGCTGATGCGGAAAAGTATGCCAGGCTGCAGGTGACATTCGGTGACTCAAACATGGCCGAGACCGCAACCGAGATGAAGCTACGCTACACATCCACCGTTCTCGACTATCTCGAAGGCGGGGGCACACTCGCAGACCTCGCACTGGCAGACCCAATCGCTGCCCTCCGAGACACATCACGACTGGGCCCCGACACGGCCCTCGATCTCGCCGACGGGGGCACGACGACAGCCCTCAAGTTACAAGAGCATGTCCTGCAGCGGTGCGAAGAACAGGGCAGTAGCGAACTCTCGGATATCCGCCACATGATCAATTGCCTCAAGGCTGGCGATAGCCGGTCAATTTCAGACTCGGTGGACTGGATCTGCAAACGCGGTCTTCTCACGCAAGCCGCGGCGAAGCATCAACTTGATTTAGCCTCCCCTCTTATTTCTCGACTTAACCTGGCCTTCCATGACATCGATGAAAAACACGGCCTCGCGGATCGGCTACGGCGAGCAGGGAACCTGAAGACACTCTTTGATCCGGAAGAGATCGCAAGCGCCAAAACCAATCCGCCGGGCGATACTCGTGCTCGAGTCCGCGGGTACTTCATTTCGGAAGCCGACAGGCTGGAACTCCAGTACTCGGTGTCGTGGACCCACGTCCGGCTAGATTCACCTCCACAACCCCAGATTGACCTGATGGACGCGAGTAGTAGCCAGGACAAACGCGTTGCTGCCCTCGTCGAGAAGATGAAGACTCTTCCGCCGCAAACACTGAGCGCCCTTGCCCGACTGAAGGCTGGACTCGGACCACTGCATTAA
- a CDS encoding DMT family transporter, with protein sequence MATTETSTKIKGFVTMFLSSSAMGGIGAFSRYIEAPGIFIALCRSLAGLIMMTLIFLFTQRFFKLKQLKMSPTIVWSGIFLGLLSGLYVVATQMTTLANAAFLIYTGPIYSTILASIFLKEPFTKVTAVSLTSVVIGCLLIIGIINYSSGGGFTIGLDLDPEYMTGNLIALGSGLAYGLYLFTSRYRQDVDSDVRSFTNFGFAVVTLLILVFATQPDLSEMTTRGWIVLVIAAFVTGAIAFYLLTVASKILLAGELATISYQETIMATILGIALFSESLTAMQALGGGLILFGGLFQIFASTRKKKPAGANAPEGMAGIH encoded by the coding sequence ATGGCAACTACCGAGACCAGTACCAAGATCAAGGGCTTCGTGACGATGTTCCTATCGTCAAGTGCCATGGGTGGTATTGGCGCATTTTCGCGCTACATTGAGGCCCCCGGCATCTTTATCGCCCTGTGCCGTAGCCTCGCGGGCCTTATTATGATGACGCTGATTTTCCTCTTTACTCAGCGATTCTTCAAGCTCAAGCAACTAAAGATGTCCCCGACAATTGTCTGGAGCGGTATCTTCCTCGGTCTTCTGTCAGGCCTCTACGTTGTTGCCACCCAGATGACAACGCTCGCGAATGCGGCGTTCCTCATTTACACAGGTCCCATTTACTCAACAATTCTGGCCAGTATCTTCCTGAAGGAACCATTCACGAAGGTGACTGCCGTATCGCTCACGTCGGTCGTTATCGGCTGCCTCCTGATCATCGGAATCATCAACTATTCCTCGGGTGGCGGATTCACGATCGGCCTCGACCTCGACCCTGAATACATGACGGGCAACCTTATTGCCTTGGGATCGGGTCTCGCCTACGGCCTCTACCTCTTTACCAGTCGATACCGACAAGATGTTGATTCAGACGTGCGATCCTTTACGAACTTTGGCTTCGCTGTCGTCACTCTTCTCATCCTGGTCTTTGCAACGCAGCCTGATCTTTCGGAAATGACAACGCGCGGCTGGATTGTCCTCGTCATCGCCGCATTCGTTACGGGTGCCATCGCTTTCTACCTGCTGACTGTGGCATCGAAGATCCTGCTTGCCGGCGAGCTCGCGACAATCTCCTACCAGGAAACCATCATGGCAACCATCCTCGGTATCGCGCTCTTCAGCGAATCACTGACCGCCATGCAGGCACTTGGTGGCGGCCTCATCCTCTTTGGCGGACTGTTCCAAATCTTTGCCTCGACGCGAAAGAAGAAACCAGCAGGGGCAAATGCGCCTGAAGGAATGGCCGGGATTCACTAG
- the argF gene encoding ornithine carbamoyltransferase encodes MTINLKGRPFLKEVDFTPEEWLYLLELAAELKAAKKAGTEKQYLKGKNIALIFEKTSTRTRCSFEVGAYDQGANITYLDPSGSQMGHKESVEDTARVLGRMFDGIEFRGHKQEHVETLAKLAGVPVWNGLTDDWHPTQVLADQLTMHESSGKPYNEITFAFVGDTRNNVANSLLVGGALIGMNVKMVGPKELETIPEVRELAAKLAEKSGAQITYETDPKEGVKDCDFIYTDIWVSMGEPDEVWDARIKQLSPYQVNRELLDATGKDAKFLHCLPAFHDRNTTVGEDIFQKTGLDGLEVSNDVFESEDSLVFDEAENRMHTIKAVMVATLGEE; translated from the coding sequence ATGACCATCAATTTGAAAGGCCGACCGTTTCTCAAGGAAGTCGACTTCACTCCAGAAGAGTGGCTCTACCTTCTTGAACTAGCAGCTGAGCTCAAGGCGGCGAAGAAGGCCGGTACTGAGAAGCAGTACCTCAAGGGCAAGAACATCGCTCTGATCTTCGAGAAGACCTCCACGAGGACCCGTTGCTCCTTCGAGGTCGGTGCCTACGACCAGGGTGCCAACATCACCTACCTTGATCCGAGTGGGTCGCAGATGGGACACAAGGAATCCGTTGAGGATACCGCCCGCGTCCTCGGCCGGATGTTTGATGGAATCGAATTCCGCGGACATAAGCAGGAGCACGTAGAAACCCTTGCGAAGCTCGCCGGCGTCCCCGTCTGGAACGGCCTCACCGACGACTGGCATCCCACCCAGGTCCTCGCCGACCAGCTGACGATGCATGAGTCATCCGGGAAGCCCTACAACGAGATCACCTTCGCCTTCGTTGGTGACACTCGCAATAACGTCGCCAACTCGCTCCTCGTTGGTGGTGCCCTGATCGGCATGAACGTCAAGATGGTCGGCCCCAAGGAACTTGAGACCATCCCCGAGGTTCGGGAACTCGCAGCCAAGCTCGCCGAGAAGTCCGGTGCACAGATCACCTACGAAACCGATCCGAAGGAAGGCGTCAAGGACTGCGACTTCATCTACACCGACATCTGGGTTTCCATGGGTGAGCCGGACGAAGTATGGGATGCGCGTATTAAGCAGCTCTCGCCCTACCAGGTGAACCGTGAACTGCTCGACGCAACGGGCAAGGACGCGAAGTTCCTGCACTGCCTGCCGGCATTCCACGACCGCAACACCACGGTTGGTGAAGACATCTTCCAGAAGACTGGCCTCGACGGTCTCGAAGTCTCCAACGATGTCTTCGAATCGGAAGACTCCCTGGTCTTCGACGAGGCAGAGAACCGCATGCACACCATCAAGGCCGTCATGGTCGCCACGCTTGGTGAGGAGTGA
- a CDS encoding DMT family transporter: MNPETGVSDITGDFLAIGRMTVGALGMLLIVALVKKLPEPRRTRISFAVLAGGFCIGASLAFSVSATLMTTIANAVFLIYTGPLFSAILAAIFLKERIGKSHAVFLGLVFIGMLMMVGLVAFSPETGLTFGLGLSVNPELPNKTMGDIFGLASGVFYGLALFFYRYRPDISFEVRSFWNFVFGIVGALVIMIYWLIAIDPTNPIEVMEGNHWAWAVVLFLVSGLMAIGLLPVAGKHLLAVELSTVAYWECVVALILGALVWSEAMTVVGSVGGLLIIIGGIGPILLQVARDRRKRSDEVDPALHVER, from the coding sequence GTGAACCCTGAAACCGGGGTCAGCGATATCACGGGTGATTTTCTTGCGATCGGACGCATGACAGTCGGGGCCCTCGGCATGCTCCTGATTGTTGCGCTCGTCAAGAAACTTCCTGAGCCCCGTAGGACGCGGATTTCCTTTGCAGTATTAGCTGGTGGTTTCTGCATTGGGGCTAGCCTTGCCTTCTCTGTTTCAGCGACACTCATGACGACGATCGCCAACGCCGTATTCCTGATTTACACCGGTCCACTGTTTTCGGCGATCCTTGCCGCGATCTTCCTGAAGGAACGAATAGGCAAATCCCATGCGGTGTTCCTTGGTCTTGTTTTCATCGGCATGCTGATGATGGTGGGGCTTGTAGCCTTCAGTCCTGAAACGGGTCTTACATTTGGACTTGGCCTCTCAGTAAATCCTGAGCTTCCAAACAAGACCATGGGCGATATTTTTGGTCTTGCTTCGGGTGTCTTCTACGGTCTCGCGCTGTTCTTCTACCGTTACCGCCCCGACATTTCTTTCGAAGTTCGCTCATTCTGGAACTTTGTGTTCGGCATTGTTGGCGCGTTAGTCATTATGATCTACTGGCTCATTGCGATCGACCCGACCAACCCTATTGAAGTCATGGAAGGTAACCATTGGGCGTGGGCTGTTGTTCTCTTCCTGGTATCCGGCCTCATGGCGATCGGGCTGCTACCGGTGGCAGGCAAACATCTTCTTGCGGTGGAATTGTCCACCGTCGCCTACTGGGAGTGTGTCGTCGCCTTGATTCTGGGTGCCCTTGTCTGGAGCGAAGCGATGACTGTCGTCGGTAGTGTCGGTGGTCTGCTCATTATCATCGGAGGTATCGGGCCAATCCTTCTTCAGGTCGCGCGAGACCGAAGAAAGCGGTCAGATGAAGTTGATCCAGCACTTCACGTAGAGCGTTGA
- the arcC gene encoding carbamate kinase, producing MRIVAALGGNALLERGQKPDANPQIENVKSAVNSLGLLADEHDLVLTHGNGPQVGVLALQSANDDSLSEPYPFDTLGAMTQGMIGYWMLQALQNRLPDRPIASIVNQTLVLAGDPAFQNPTKFVGAVYTEDEAKQFEKERGWVMREDGKYWRRVVPSPQPQRIVETRIIRTLVDSGAVVVCSGGGGIPVVRDEEGNRVGIEAVIDKDLTGSVLAEALDADIFMILTDVPAVLDNYGTPEETEIRSATPAMMRSKGFAAGSMGPKVEAACRFVELTGNVAAIGRLEDCVKIINGEAGTIITPGGYYGGVVDGRPNTFNPDKITE from the coding sequence ATGAGAATCGTTGCAGCTTTGGGAGGCAACGCGCTTCTTGAACGTGGTCAGAAGCCCGATGCCAACCCTCAGATCGAGAACGTGAAATCGGCTGTCAACTCGCTTGGGCTGCTGGCTGATGAGCACGATCTTGTCCTGACACACGGCAACGGTCCCCAGGTGGGTGTTCTCGCCCTCCAGTCAGCGAACGATGACTCACTATCCGAGCCGTACCCCTTTGACACGCTCGGTGCGATGACCCAGGGAATGATCGGGTACTGGATGCTGCAGGCACTCCAGAATAGATTGCCCGATCGGCCCATTGCTTCAATTGTTAACCAGACGCTTGTTCTTGCTGGCGACCCCGCCTTCCAGAACCCCACGAAGTTCGTGGGTGCCGTCTACACGGAGGATGAGGCAAAGCAGTTCGAGAAGGAACGCGGATGGGTCATGCGCGAAGACGGCAAGTACTGGCGTCGCGTAGTCCCCTCTCCGCAGCCCCAACGGATTGTTGAGACCCGGATCATCCGCACGCTCGTCGATTCGGGAGCTGTCGTTGTCTGCTCGGGTGGCGGCGGTATCCCCGTTGTTCGCGATGAAGAAGGCAACCGGGTTGGCATTGAAGCAGTTATCGATAAGGACCTGACAGGTTCAGTCCTTGCCGAGGCACTCGACGCAGACATCTTCATGATCCTCACTGACGTGCCGGCGGTACTCGATAACTACGGAACTCCCGAAGAGACGGAGATCCGTTCGGCCACACCGGCAATGATGCGGTCGAAGGGATTCGCTGCAGGATCCATGGGACCGAAGGTTGAAGCTGCATGCCGCTTCGTCGAGCTGACCGGCAATGTCGCTGCGATCGGCCGTCTTGAGGACTGCGTGAAGATCATCAACGGCGAGGCCGGCACCATCATCACCCCCGGCGGCTACTACGGCGGAGTTGTCGACGGACGCCCCAATACATTCAATCCCGACAAGATAACCGAATAA